Proteins from one Cellulosilyticum lentocellum DSM 5427 genomic window:
- a CDS encoding pectinesterase family protein, whose product MNKRLRRYVHLALASLIAVSSVSVTFASEFIVNESFDNMILGAAPSGYEVSDSVAITTVDLNNDRNYCVYLNDGEGQLKMNKQFAAQSEVVTLSVDFMQNNLGSGTHINLTDGTGLRAVRLETRDNGTSLNYVMNGTYVKVADITSGEWMTIKIEANIKTQTFNIYINDILKGKDIPFKNTVSEISYFQTLTPADKVSGHYIDNLSISASKAPVTIPEDATEITFTVNANGQGDFKTVQEAIDAIPSATTLPATIHIKAGTYKEVVTIPKSVKNLTLIGEGSEQTILTYDNYNAKLKEDGTPYGTGDSASTFIKGSNISVEGITFENSFQETGANGEQAVALSVTGNNVQFRNCRFLGNQDTLLLDGGTQYFTNCYIEGDVDFIFGRSQAVFEDSEIHSLNRGSSSNNGYIVAPRTSIDEAYGFAFMNCKLTAEEGTANNSVYLGRPWTPSGMSVDKPSAAFINCEMGAHIKTEPWTSMSGTPASHGRFFEYNSSGEGAVINASRPQLTQTEVANWTITNVLKGWEPSFSIKEEVKPEEPEVTPPVIEKIYFTDVTSTDAYYDDIMFLANNGYVEGVGNGQFAPLMEMTRSQFATILSRVLNLTTSSTTSAFTDVKPNAWYFNGIQACYEAGLIKGVSATSFAPNDKISKQDMMLLLSRAITYLNIQLDETQSDIQFIDQANISAYALDGIKICIQAGILKNEGYFIPKNVVTRADMATMFAKLIRLAN is encoded by the coding sequence ATGAATAAAAGATTAAGACGTTATGTTCACCTTGCTTTGGCAAGTCTTATTGCTGTCAGTAGCGTTTCTGTAACTTTTGCCTCTGAATTCATTGTTAATGAATCTTTTGATAATATGATTTTAGGCGCTGCCCCAAGTGGTTATGAAGTTTCAGATAGCGTAGCTATTACGACAGTTGATTTAAATAATGATAGAAACTACTGTGTTTACCTCAATGATGGGGAAGGACAGCTTAAAATGAATAAACAATTTGCTGCTCAATCAGAGGTAGTGACACTATCTGTTGATTTTATGCAAAACAACCTAGGAAGCGGTACACATATTAATTTAACGGATGGGACAGGTTTACGTGCTGTTCGTCTTGAAACACGTGACAATGGTACTTCTCTTAACTATGTGATGAATGGCACTTATGTTAAAGTTGCTGACATTACGTCAGGCGAGTGGATGACTATTAAAATCGAAGCTAATATAAAAACTCAAACTTTTAATATCTATATTAATGACATTTTGAAAGGTAAAGATATTCCTTTCAAAAACACTGTTTCTGAAATCAGTTATTTCCAAACCCTTACGCCAGCAGATAAAGTAAGTGGACATTATATTGATAACCTGAGCATTTCTGCAAGTAAAGCACCTGTTACGATTCCAGAGGATGCTACTGAAATTACGTTTACAGTAAATGCTAATGGACAAGGTGATTTCAAAACAGTACAAGAAGCAATTGATGCTATTCCTTCGGCTACTACTCTTCCTGCAACCATCCATATTAAAGCTGGAACCTACAAGGAAGTCGTTACGATTCCTAAATCAGTTAAAAATCTTACCCTTATTGGAGAGGGCAGTGAGCAAACGATTTTAACTTATGATAATTATAATGCAAAACTTAAAGAGGATGGCACACCTTATGGTACAGGCGACAGTGCAAGTACTTTTATTAAAGGTAGTAACATCAGTGTAGAAGGAATTACTTTTGAAAACAGTTTTCAGGAAACTGGGGCAAATGGTGAACAAGCTGTTGCACTTAGTGTTACTGGAAATAATGTTCAGTTTAGAAACTGCCGTTTCCTTGGTAATCAAGATACGCTCCTTTTAGATGGTGGTACACAATACTTTACCAATTGTTACATTGAAGGCGATGTAGACTTTATCTTTGGTAGAAGTCAGGCCGTTTTTGAAGACAGTGAAATTCATTCCTTAAATCGAGGAAGTTCATCGAATAATGGTTATATTGTAGCCCCAAGAACAAGTATTGATGAAGCTTATGGATTTGCTTTTATGAATTGCAAACTCACCGCTGAAGAAGGAACAGCAAATAACTCTGTTTACTTAGGTCGTCCTTGGACACCAAGTGGTATGAGTGTAGATAAGCCAAGTGCTGCTTTCATTAACTGTGAAATGGGTGCTCATATTAAAACAGAACCTTGGACTAGCATGTCTGGTACACCAGCTTCTCATGGCCGTTTCTTTGAATACAACAGTAGCGGAGAGGGAGCTGTGATCAATGCCTCAAGACCTCAATTAACACAAACAGAAGTAGCTAATTGGACCATTACCAATGTCCTTAAAGGATGGGAACCTTCTTTCTCTATTAAAGAAGAAGTGAAACCTGAAGAGCCAGAAGTAACTCCTCCAGTGATTGAAAAAATCTACTTTACTGATGTGACTTCTACTGATGCTTATTATGATGATATTATGTTCCTTGCCAATAATGGTTATGTAGAAGGGGTTGGAAATGGCCAGTTTGCGCCACTTATGGAAATGACACGTTCTCAATTTGCTACTATTTTAAGCCGTGTCCTTAACCTTACAACCTCTAGTACAACAAGTGCTTTTACTGATGTTAAACCAAATGCTTGGTACTTTAATGGAATTCAAGCGTGTTATGAAGCTGGTCTTATCAAAGGGGTAAGTGCCACATCCTTTGCACCAAATGATAAAATTAGTAAACAGGATATGATGCTCCTTCTTTCTAGAGCTATAACTTACCTTAATATACAACTAGATGAAACGCAAAGCGATATTCAGTTCATCGATCAAGCAAATATTTCAGCTTATGCCCTTGATGGCATTAAAATCTGTATTCAGGCAGGTATCTTAAAAAATGAAGGTTACTTCATTCCGAAAAATGTAGTCACAAGAGCTGATATGGCAACTATGTTCGCTAAACTCATCCGTTTAGCCAATTAA